Proteins from a genomic interval of Lolium perenne isolate Kyuss_39 chromosome 1, Kyuss_2.0, whole genome shotgun sequence:
- the LOC127336119 gene encoding uncharacterized protein: MTPVQRRHPIPRLQIQTTAPPDLHCTATMAPAVARVLAIVLLAAAASTLAVADPSPDAVALQAFRSGLEDPDGELQSWDPELVDLCSWSHIICDANNRVTHIELGYSNLSGPLSPELAKLDQLQYMRVGDNNIQGTIPEEFSDVGNLVSLDVYNNNISGPIPASLGKLSALKFMRLYQNRLTGPIPMELTGLSKLEVL, encoded by the exons ATGACACCAGTTCAGAGAAGGCACCCAATACCCAGGCTGCAGATTCAGACCACCGCGCCACCTGACCTGCACTGCACTGCAACCATGGCGCCCGCGGTGGCCAGAGTTCTCGCGATCGTCCTCCTCGCGGCGGCCGCGTCGACCCTGGCGGTGGCGGACCCATCCCCCGACGCCGTGGCGCTCCAGGCCTTTCGAAGCGGGCTGGAGGACCCCGACGGCGAGCTGCAGAGCTGGGACCCGGAGCTGGTTGACCTCTGCAGCTGGTCACACATCATCTGCGACGCCAACAATCGAGTCACTCACAT AGAGCTTGGCTATTCGAACCTGTCCGGTCCACTGTCGCCGGAGCTCGCCAAGCTAGACCAGCTACAGTACAT GAGGGTTGGGGACAACAATATTCAGGGAACGATCCCAGAAGAGTTCAGCGACGTGGGTAACCTGGTCAGCCTGGACGTGTACAACAACAACATCTCAGGGCCGATACCCGCGTCGCTTGGGAAACTCTCCGCCCTGAAATTCAT GAGGCTGTATCAAAACCGTTTGACCGGGCCGATCCCGATGGAGCTGACTGGACTGTCCAAGCTGGAAGTTCTGTAA